The region TATCAATGCATTGCAATGCATTGTCAATGCATTGTCAACGCATTTAAAATGCATTGTCAACGCATTCAAAATGCATTACAATGCTGTTTTCGTTAAGCCCGGTTTTCCCAAATAGGGTCACATATCTTATCTCCACGACCCGTTTTATGCCACCTTTGCAGCTGCGAAGTACAGGCAAGGTCAGGTTGTTCATCCTCCTTGTCGCATAAATCACCAGTATTTTTGCTGTCATAGAGAGAGAACTTAAATACCTTGAACATGCAAGGACATGATTGCAGTATCCTACTTGGCCAGCTTTGCAACACTTTGCATGAACAACTTGGCCCGAGACAAGACATAAACAAAAGCGAAGATCATGAGGGGCCTCGGATTTTTTAAAGCTATGATAGCACTTCGCTCGGAAATAAACATGCCTTTGATCGCTAGTTACCTCTATATCTTTTAAATTTTGGTCGGTCAAAAAAGTTTTcgccttttttaaatttgttggaATAGAATGATGTTGGATGCTCGCGACTTTTTTCCCTGAATTCGTAATATGCAGATTCATTTCTGCACGGGTGAATGAAGACATTCTTTCCAGAGAATTTCCCCAGCCATCGTTTGGGTATTTCACGCTGGGTGATGACGAAGGAGTACTGCTCATCATAACATTCACAatcctctttttttcttttggtgtaaATTTCGTCCGGATCGGGATCAATCACCATTTGATCGCGTCCACTTTTCACGTATTCCTCCACTCTGCAAagcaaattagaaaaaaatatttataactAATAACTGTTAAACTACTATTAAAATCAATGCATTGTGCGTACCGTTTTACAACCAGAGCTTTTGTTTTAAGTCCTTTAAGGGAATCCCCACGACACCGCAACCAAAATCGCAACTCTTCATTCTTCAGCGAAGGAGGATTTCGCCCAGCTAGCAAGGCTCCGGGAATGTCATCTTCCTTAAGAATAACTGAGTCATTCACAGCACTACTTGAGGACGCCATTTTAAGAGGATTTAGCTCTGATAAGACTGGAATATCTTATGACAAATCTCCTGATAGCCGCTACTAAAATTTTCCAGACTTCGAAATGTGGCCTACCAAACCTCGTTTTCATGTATTAGAACCTAGGTTGTTCCGcgtgtccgccatttttgaatAGGGTCTATGAAGCCAATTATCCAATGGACAAGTGTTAGCCAATGTAACACCTGCAGTAGTTGTTCCTCCCCAAGGAATGATAACTATAGATGGGTCAGGTAAGGTTGGTATGGCTAATGGTATAGCACCAGGCAGAACTGTTGTCACTGAAGGTTGGAGGCCAGATGGTGCTGTAGTCACTGTAGGATATGGGCCAGATGGTACTGATGTTACTATTGTAGGGTATGGGCCAGATGGTACTGATGCTACTACTGTAGGGTATGGGCCAGATGGTACTAATGTTACTACTGTAGGGTATGGGCCAGATGGTACTGATGCAACTACTCTAGGGAGCGGGCCAGATGATACAGTCACTGAAGGTTGGAGGCCAGATGGTGCTGTAGTCACTGTAGGATATGGGCCAGATGGTACTGATGTTACTATTGTAGGGTATGGGCCAGATGGTACTGATGCTACTACTGTAGGGTATGGGCCAGATGGTACTAATGTTACTACTGTAGGGTATGGGCCAGATGGTACTGATGCAACTACTCTAGGGAGCGGGCCAGATGATACAGTTCTCACTGTACAGACAGGGCCAGACGGTATTGCTGTCACTGTAGGGTGGGCGTCAATTGCTATTAAGAAAAATTAGTAAAATACAAATGAGGAATTTTCCAGTTAAAAGAAAGCTTTCAATAGAATATGTAATTCATGTACCTGTTGGCATCTTATTTGTTGCTGGTGTCAGTTTAGATAGCTGAATAGaagggaaattttcctttgGTAGTATGAATGGAAGCAGATCCCTTGGCACTCGCATCTCAAATATTTCTGGTGAAACCACTTGAAACCAAAATGTTGACAAATGGTTCAATATTTCTGACATTAATTGTTCATGTCTGTTTATTGTCTCAGTCGATACAGGGCCATCTGCAGCATACAACACAAAGTCACAATATGTTCTTTCAGTTACCAGCAGTTGGAGTTGCATTTGATGATAGTAGCTATGACTTTCCTTCAAAACACATTTTCCATCTTTGATTTCAAAGCATTGTCTACCTAAAATGTCTTTTGAAACAACAGTGCTACCATTCTTGACAATCTTTTGAATCTCATGCTCCTTAAATAACTTTAAAGATTTGATATCAACTAGGCCATCCGTTGAACAAGCAAGGTAAGGATATTTAGGGGTGACCCACAAACCTGTGGAAgtaacatttttctttgtctggTTTTTATATTTCTCTATTGCTTTTGCTTTGCTCTCCAGACCGTATTTCATCCATGTTGTCTGTAGACCATCCTCCAAATGCCATAGACGATTGCTGATGTACTTACTTGCGCGAATACCAGTGTTTGTTGCACTGTTGCTGACCAACTTTACGATATTTAATACATCTAAAGCTGTCAAGGCTGTCACTCAAACCAAGCGCTCTGAGCACCAGTTCTCACTTTGACTTTGCGCTCTTGTTCCTGGGAGTTCACCTAGTACAGTGGGTGTTAGATTATCCAGTAATCTATGCAATTGTTCGATCAAACCTGCTTCCCTTTCACTACTCAGTTTGTAATCCTGATAAACTATTTTCAACTGTGTCTCCCACATTGAAAGTTGCGGCTCTTGGATTCATTGTAAACTGACGACGAATCTATTGATATGATATGTGGACACTGTTCTGCAATCTAAAGGTCTAGGATCGaagtcaataattattgcgaTAATCTACCTGTGAAATGCGCTTCGgtgttttttttcgttttttaccCTTGTTCCAGGAGCACTCCTTGCTGGTACAAGGAGTAGTAACGTTTGAGCCGTGCTTTTGAACATGGTCAACAAGCAATAAAGAAACGGCAATTACATGGCTACAACGACCAAGTGCAGATACCTTGCAAGGTTCACACGTTGCCTGAAGTACTGCCCCACTGTGAACTGAGATGGTAATCAGGACATTATGGGGAAGCTCGCCACCCATTGAAGGCCACAAGTGAGCACGTCAATAAATCATCTGATTTCGCCATACATTATACAGTAAATATACCGCACATCCAGTTCGAAAGTCCGACCCTAGTAGCGCGTGACATTTTAGTGACGTCATGTCCGCGGGTCGCTATTTCAGCTTGAAAGTTGAACTTAGTCACTCAACTTGTTGAACGTTTTCAGCGAGCGAACTTTATATCATATAAAATTAAGAGGAGCCATATTCCATTCAACATAGAATGTTTTATGATCTTGAACCATGTATCATTAATTGAGGTTTTTTGGCAACGTTTCTTGTTTTCTGAAGACTGCCTCAGTTTTGCTATTGGTGACAATCAATGTACTACTGCTTGCCTTAACTTTTCACGCAGAATAATCGCGGTCTAGGAGTTTGCCATGGATCaaatcagtcaatcaatcaacttcatcaatttttatttctcactatggctgaaaataaaattgacaacaatgaaaatattaaaagtaaaaagtaGAGTACTGTGTCCCTGGAATAATCATAGGAGCTAGCGGAGCAAGTAAACATCAGCAttaaatagaaataaatttaCATGTCAGCAAGCCATGAAATGTAAGAGCGCAATCAAATATAGCATTGGCGGTCCACCCGTGTCACTACGAAACTTTTCTCCTCTTCTTCGGTGGGCCTCCTTTCcgattttcttttccaatggCACTGACTAGCCGGGGTCCTCTAATCTGTTTAACCtgcaaaaattaaagattacCTGtcagaaatttttgttaatgaTGTAGCgtacactgaaaaaaaaaaaaagacaaactttATCCACCCCTTTAACGCAGAATCAACTACTTCTTACGGGAAGCCTGGCGGTGAAATTTATCTATCTTTGACAATCTTACAGACTCACGGTGCTCAAGGGTTTATGATTTAACCTTTCTTACTGGGCGAtgttctttgttcaattgtcTGAGAATCACTGCCTCTGCCCTCAACGTGTCTTCATCATCTTCGTCATCTTGATGTGAGGACAAAGGCTTGGAATGTAGAGGGCTGATATCAAAGGATTCCCCGGCTTCCATGTACTCGTCCTCGGTCATTTCATCCGACATTATCCTCTTTTCTCCACCATTCGATATCAGCCCCAGTCAAACGTGAAGTGAGGTGATTCAGAGCTCTCTCAATAACACTGGGCGTCACACTTTTGGCATTCTCGGGTTTCAGTATAGCTGGACACGCTGGAGGCGCATCTTTTATGATGACGAATGGTTTTCCTTTGGGTAACCACTCCTTTTGCTCGTCACCAGCCAAAAGACGATACACCATTTCCACCTCAccttttacattttttgtaTGACAAAAAACGTGACGGGATCCATGGTGCTGAAAGGTGGAAACGTATGGTTGTATCCAGGACTTCATATCAGAGATATTGTCCACGTACACCGTGGATGGATATGGGGAGTAACTTTTATTGATAAGAATTCTCAAGGCTTTGCAGGTTGTGGCATCCTCCTTCTTTAAACTTTCAGAAATTCTGCTAAACATCTGTTGAAAAACAATACGGCTTTAGCGTTCCCTTTGTTCAAACAATGTCGTTTTatgattaaaacaaaattggtaAGTACTATCTTGTGCAAGATATTAAAATATCAACACCAAGTATACAAAATAGTGAACCAACAATACTACTCGAAAGAGAAGGTCGCTTACCTGGTCTACATCCTCGTGAGTGTGGCCAGCAAGGAGATAAGATAGTTTTacctgttaaaaaaaaagacaacaacaaaaaactgatATTAACTAGTCGCCAAAACCGTTTATTCAGTATACTTTTCTTAGGCATTAATTTGCATCTAAGTGTCGTTAAACTTAGTATCTGTGAGTAATTCACTAATAATAGACAACTCACAACTTGAAAGTTTCAAATCATAATGCAGTCACTAACAAAGTTAACACAAACACCTGAAAGGTGAGCTACTTATGCAGGGGCTGTTGTGGTAAACACGCTCCTGCCACGAAGTCTAAAATGTGAAGATAAAAAGATACAAGCTTCTGCAGATACATTTGCTCACCTTTTTAAAAACCCCTGCCATAACTAAGAAAGCACAAAAGCCCAAGATATAAATTTTTTTACAGTCTTGGAAGCAATTGTCCATTTGCCAGtaaaaaacttgaagaagACTCCCAACCtccaaaaagagaagaaaaatgaaaacaacagtTCATGAGTATGAAGGTTCCTTTAATCGATGCCCTTATGTTTACCACGCAAAAACACGATCCACacctcaaaaacatttttattgcaTACCTGAAGGACGATGTCCCTAAGCACAGTCAACAAAATATTTATCGTTGGACTGGTGTCAGCAGGCCATCTTAGCAGATCAATAAATGGCCAAGCCAAATTATGTCCATGACACAAAACACCAGTTACATGCGTCTTTGGGGAATTCAGCATGTTCTCCTTCCAGCTGTTGACGAGAGAAACACGTTAATTTCTATCCATCACAGTTACTTACTATTTATTTTCACAAAACCGAGCGTGATGGTTTCAACCTGTACAGTTGGAGGTTGCGCTGAATACAAACCAACAATGAAACATACGATCCCCGCagtttattttaaagtttatcGTTGGGCACTGTACACTCTTACGctcttttcttcaatttaTTCATGTCGGGACGCATGCATAGTTTCATTTATGTCGTGAGAAATAACATGTCGGTGGTATCCATGAAGTTCACTTGTGATTTTTCAAGCTCTCTGCATGCAGTTCTGATGTCCTTCCGCAGTTTCATCTGTATGTCTTCGTCAGAGTTGAACATGTTCAGATAAACTTACCTTCGACTTCACCTTAAAATGGGGGATGTTAATCTTCGAAGAATCCATGCCATCAGTTATTATGGACATGTATTTCTCGGGCATCTTTCTCGCTTTGCTTTGATGTTTGTAATGTTTGTGTCTCTCCTGTCTATcaggaatgttaaaaaaagtaaGCAATTAGTTATACACCATAGCTGAATTCGTGGTCAATGGATTGGAAGTTGAATAGTTCTCGTATAAATAATGGCTTCTGAAAGTTTAAAGGCTGACCAGCCATTCTCAGGATGAGTGCGTAAGAGAAGGCCCTAATTAGTTTGCATACAGACTTGTGCTTAGCTCAGTCGTGTCAACCATTCCCATTTCCTCAATGCATCACCAACATGTGTGAGATTAGCAATTACCACAAAAGATGTTATGTTTAAACATTAATGGGCGAAGTAACCACTCATTGTTCAGTATATCCACCACTTACACTTGCTGTTGAATATGAATGTTCTTCCTCTCAAGCCATGTCACCCTTCAAGTTTGTGGATGTGCTCTTTTATAATTGTGCATATGCCACACTTCGTGAATCAATTTACCTGAAAtgtgcaaaacaaaagcagcaTTCATAAATTTCACTCGTTCATTTCTGGCAAATACTAGTTTAAAGTATGTAATGGAGAAGGCAGCAAAATTGGGTCAGACCTCATTTTCCACAGCCTAGATTTGGTCCAATAATATCAGTTGAAGCATACCTTTGGTATTAGGACATGCTGAAAATGTTCCCTCCACATGTTGCAAAACTGGGTGTACGCAAGACGTTTACTATCCTTGTGGAGGGTTTTCATATCTTCCTCGTACATCCTGTAAACTTTTTCTTTAGTCAAGCAAGATGGTAAGTGCTGTTTCTGCCCATTGGGCATGTTGTCGGCCATTGTTTTAACAAATTGTTTAAACCCAGTTTTGGCCGACAGAAAGGCTTTTGACTTTCTATAACGTCCTGGCCGTGCACTCGCCGCTGTGGTTCTACCATTCTCAAATACCGTAAACgtccgtgtataagccgcatccatagataagccgcaccccccATTTCGAAGCGCagaattttggaaaaaagttaaaacaacACAGTCTGAAGTTTCAGTAAAGTTGTATTgctacaaacaaccaaggacaaacaatcaaggtttCGAAACACCGACATAGAAGTTGTGGCTATCTTTTGCATTTATCAAGTCgaaaaaaagcgaaatgtcatttgttgtacgttatttttcattgaaattttcaccatcTTTAACTTAAAGTGCTCTTTCgatccgatttttcaagattatcacGCCATAAAGTTGAATTCCTTCggcataaaaaaacaaacgaagagGTGTTTTGGCGGAGCTAAGCTTTAAATGTTGAGAGGAGTCTGGGCTTGAGCCTGGACATCGTGTGGGCATAAACAGAAAGCTCTTCGGGGATACCACCTGTATTAATATGTCTGGAAACCTGCATTAGGCTAAAAACTTCACGCAGAACAGGAGCCTGATAACTCAGTCGACGAATTTGCCATgaagctaataaaaaacaatgaaacagttggccatttaccTCGCGAATACTCGCGAATTTTGTGGTACTATATCGCACGTGGCGGAAAGACACGCGTGAcagtgactggctgcagacgtttatttgttcgagtaaagcgaaaattaatCGCTTCaaggaacttttgaagagcaagattcgctgataaacactCAAAGATTCCTTTAACTACAGCAGCACGCTCTCGGtttcttttgtgtttctttctcggcgccttaagaagttttatgaatattaagtagatttttgagaactccaaacatagatgtatccatggataagccgcaccctcgattttgggcttcaattttgtgaaaaaaaatgcggcttatacatggacgtttacggtaaGTTTTTGAGGTTAAAGAACCTGAAATGAGATGCGATATCAAAACGTTGATTTAACTATTATTGAATTAATTAAGTTACTGTACTTTCGAAATCAAGTAAATCAAAATATTCCGACTTAGCCAGCTACTTGGTATATATCTCACCTTCCATTACTTATACCATAACATTTCTTCCAAGCTGCCTGGCAAACGCTTTTGCACTTGTAGGAGAACTTTCCATTATCATTCAAATTCTTATTGAAGAAGAGATAATCAAGTATGAAAGCcctcttttcttcttctgtcTTATCCCAAAACACACTTCGATCTCCTCGCGACTCAACAGACATGAAAGGCATTCACTATTACAGCactgctttcctttttttttttttttttttttttatatatattttatttacaattactTACAACACTTACGTAACTAGAAACACTACTTACACATCTATACCAATAAACTACTACTACAAGTACACAAATTACACTTCCTGCTATACATAAATAATGGCTAAATACAAAGACTGTTTAGGTACAATTACTACTCAAAATAGGATATAagctattttttctttttgcattttaattcTCACTACCACGGCAGAATAACTGAAACTTTTCCCATTTACTTTCCCGATCGGCAACTCCGTTATTTGAATTCACAAGTTTCTTTTCTAACTGATGAACATAAAcgactttatttaaaaaaattgtaaaggaaGGATAAGTACATTTGTTGCGAcattcataattatgttgtttAGCTAAGACTAACATGTGATTAATAAACAAGTAGTCTTCTTTCCTTTGTCAAAATCCAAAAAGTATGTCACTGTCTGAAAGGTCTCTTAAGGAGATGTTTAATTGATTACTCCAAGTAACAAAGTCCGACCAGAAACTCTTAGTACAGGAACATATAATTAACAAATGCTCAAGGGATTCGCTCTCTTGTTTACAAAATGTACATAATGGGGAATTTGCTAGACCaattttatgaagaaaagAGTTAGTTGTCAAGTACCTGTTTAAAATTCTATACTGGAATTCTCTGGATTTGGTGTCTATGAGAACATTAAGGTGATTCCGTTGTTTTGCATTGTGCAACCTCTTCTGCGCATAACATGAGCGCCATTTTGTGTGTCGTCCCAGTCCCTACCGCGCCAATTGTCCATCCTGAGAGTGATCTCCGAATCCATGATCACATTTCACAGCAGTTTGTTAGGAAACAAGCCCGGTAAcccccgatttttttttcaggtatttgctaagaacagtctaatagataacatatttgaagaagaaaaaaagtttgatagtagaacatgatttttttgggaaaatagtTCCGTACTgggtgtattttggccaaggcgaGGACTTAAAGCTAACCACTGAACTGTccgaaaaagtgcaatattccCACCACCAGACAATCAAAAATGGCTTAGATGAAGCAATATTActtatgtgaataaaaaaagctttactttcGCGATAAAACTCTGTGTCTTTCAAGTAACCAAGACTTAATTCTGTATGCAGGtgattcgaatttttaacgcgCAACCAGTAAAATACCCCACTTTAAGAGCCTGCTAAAACGTAAGCAAGTAcggtgaccccatttttttattgcatttttttaatgttcatatcataattgttaactatgccaagtttcaaaaaaagtttgatagtagaacaatttcaaaggaattaccttaaaaGGCAATTTATAAATGTCGTTCCAATCAAGGCATACATCAGGAAACTGTT is a window of Acropora palmata chromosome 11, jaAcrPala1.3, whole genome shotgun sequence DNA encoding:
- the LOC141897040 gene encoding uncharacterized protein LOC141897040, producing MLNSPKTHVTGVLCHGHNLAWPFIDLLRWPADTSPTINILLTVLRDIVLQVGSLLQVFYWQMDNCFQDCKKIYILGFCAFLVMAGVFKKVKLSYLLAGHTHEDVDQMFSRISESLKKEDATTCKALRILINKSYSPYPSTVYVDNISDMKSWIQPYVSTFQHHGSRHVFCHTKNVKG